The window GTCCAGGAACTTCTACGTCCAAGTTTGTGGAACTGCCATCCGCGGAAAATCCAGACTCTTCTGCAGAACTGTCAAAGAATGAGGAATCTTCTATAGTTTTAGAAGTAGTCAGCTCAACAACTGCTGGTGGACAATGTTTATTATCCTCTGATGAGAAAAAGCTAGCAACAAGTGTATCTGGGGCGGAGGAAGCAAATCACCTTGAAATCAATACCAATGCTCAGATTTCCAATGACTTGAGCCCATATAGTGGCACAGAATGTAAATTGCTTTCTTCAATATTTACATCCAATAAAGATACTGCGAGAAAAGCTTTTGAAGTATTTAATAAATTATTGCCCTCTGAGGCTGAGCAACATCAAGTTGATATTTGGGGAGCCAGTTGTGCCTTTTCCCTGCAGAACAGGGTGCTTGTTAAGGAGAAACTTGCAACAAGGAAATGTTTCCTAAGATTCAAGGAGCGAATTCTTACCCTGAAGTTTCGGGCATTTCAGCACTTATGGAAGGAAGACATGTGTTTACTTTCAAGGAGGAAGAGCCGGCCGAAGTCGCAGAGGCGGTTTGAATTGAGCTCACGAGTGTCGCATAATGGGCACCAGAAAAATCGATCATCTATCCGGTCTCGGTTTACTTCACCTGGTAAGATCCTTTATAGCATTTGATCCTGTAACTTTATCTTGCTtctacccccccaaaaaaaaaaaaaaaactttatctTGCTTACTGAAAAATGGAAGTGAAACTGAATTATCATGAATGCAATGAGATTACTGTCTAGCTTTCCAAAACCTGAGAAACCATTTGCGCGTTGCTTCTCTGTGCTTATTAATTGAGTGTAGAATGGACTACCTTGCATCTGTCAATGCCACCAATATCTGAAGATTAATAACTCTGAAAGTCTTATTATGCTTTTGTCTTTTGTTGAGGATGAGTTTTCTGATGGTTTATTTAGTGAATGCAGATGTTTTCATTTCAGATGTGTAGGATTAGCATGaaagttgtgtttttttttggttgattgaTATAGAATTTATTTCATTGAGAAGAAGCCCTTTCTCAGAAGTTTTGTTGGTCAGTGACAGTCCATCATGATACAATTATACAGTTAATTGAGAGCATTGAACTGATTGGGGGACAACTTGTGTGTTTCCTTTCCTGGGAAATAGACCCTATTATAGAACTTGTGGAGATGAGAAACTTCACATAAATTTATTTGTCTGTTATGGTTGGTATTGATTTAGTTCTGGATGGTGTTGTGTTTTGTCAAATGCTCCAAAATGTGATGTCCTTGTGTCTGTGTGACATTGGCTTTTGTTTAGGGGTTGAATATAATTAACTAAACTAAAGTTTAAagcatgtatttttttttgaatctttGTATTTCCTGTTTCAAAAAATGAGCTTCAAAGTTACTCGTCTTTATTCTGGTCCACCGGTATTGAGTCCTAACTTTCCTACCTGCCACAACAACCCACCGGTCTTGCTATTGgttttagaataaaaaaactAGTCTGAAGCCCACAATTTGGGGTCCACTGCCAAGGGTTATTTGCATGGAGTTGGTTCTCCTACCCTAGTGTGTCGCTCAACTGCCGCAGAGGAGGTGAGCCAGTGAGCTTCCTTCATATTGTGAGTTTGTAACTTGTTTAGACATATATGGACACCATAAATTTGTTATTCTATCATGCAACATGATGTGATTGACAGTTGTATAACCAGAAGTTTATACTCCATCatcttaggctctctttggtatgatttctatttcaatttcagtgggtaatttcaattttttatggtgtttggtatgatttttgcACTCTTTCTCATATAAATAGAAATCTTGAAATAGGTGAGGAGCTATTTTAATTTCAGTGGCTGAAACCACCTCCAACTATTTAGCActataataataaataacatGTGTTCATAACCTCTAAAATTGAGGGTAAACTTGCCATTTGACATGTTTAAAAAACTGAAAGCAAAAATGCCCTCCTCTGACCTCTCTCGAGTGCTGCTACTCCTCTATTCACAATTTTCGTGGTAAAACCACCGTTTCATTGCCCTGCCATAGTTCACCTTTCTCATTGAAATAAATGCACACACAGGATTTTCTCTGCCACGAATGTTCACAACTATAATCACCTTCAATTCCGACTGCACCAACGAAAGCTTCAAGGTGATTGGAACCCCTTCTCCTTCACACCCTTCTAACCCCAGGAAGGATTCAAAACACTCCAAAATACTTCAAAATTCTAACTCTGACCTGACATCCCATTCCCATCCAGTGTTCCATTGATTCTCTAGAGTTTCGAAGGTCCCCACAGTAGATACAGAAGTTAGTGTCCATCAGAGATTATGAAGTTGCTTATCAAACACTCCAAAAATACTCCAAAAATTCTAACCCTGACCTGACATCCCATTCCCATCCAGTGTTCCATTGATTCTCTAGAGTTTTGAAGGTCCCCACAGTAGATACAGAAGTTGGTGTCCATCAGAGATTATGAAGTTGCTTATCAATTGTCAAGCCATTGGCTCAGTGAGAGCCACCGTTTTGTACCTTTTGGCTCGACTACAATGCCTTTTCCATTGACTGGTCGAGACTAGCTTCCCCGAGTAAGAAGTTACCAAAATTCGATTCCTTTTGATTGCCGCGATCGCATCAAGAGGGTGTGAAGCATGTGCAATCACCAGGCCCAATTCGAACTCCATTCGCTCGTACACATACCAAAAAGGGATAAAAGGGAAGAGGATGAGGACGGCAAAATATGGTGATGCGGATGGCTTTGCGTACGCgagagagagggaatggaaTCTGAAAATTATGATCCAAATGTATTTCTTGTTCTTGAAATTATTTTCTAGTGatgcaaccaaacaatttcaatttttcacCAGAAGATCATTTATTGACTTCTTTCATGAAATCAAAGaaacatagaaatagaaatgataccaaagagagccttagatTCATGTTATATGAATCTGGGCAAATTCTACGATCATTTGGTTACAGTAGTTAGTATTCTATTTTCTATGTCATTTGATATGTTCCCTTCTATCTTCTGCATTGATGTATACATCTTTGCATGTGTATGCTGTTTGTGCATTCTAAGTTAAATCATTAGGAATTCATTTCAACCTCAGTGGCTTTCATCTATTCTATTGTTTGAAAATCAGAGATACTCCAGGCACGGAAGGTGAACAATCTTATTGGAGGGACAAgtgttagatgccaaaattggtgGGTTTCATAAAGGATTCTATCATACAAAAAGTTCGAGGGGTATTATCATGAGCTGGTCATCCGAATGTTTTAGTATAGTCAGTTTGATTTCATACATTGTATAATTGTTAAACCTTGCTTAATGATCCCTTTCCTGTTTTTATGATGAGAATGTGGAAAATGGGGAGATAGTAAAATAGGCACATAAATCAGGAAACCTTGATTTTCTATTGCAGCTAATTTAGAAAAATTTGATTTACCTATAAATTGGTTAAAAATTTGATTGTGTCCTTGTTCCATGTCTCTGCCCTTTCCGTACTTTTTGTGATAGCTCGTTTTTGTTAAATTTCCCCCCCACATCAATGCTATGGTGGGTATTCTTTGGTTCGGCAACAATTGCATTACAAAATCATTGGAGATTGACTTCTTTAGGCTGCTTCTGTGGGTGTGCTTGTTTAGTGGCTCCATTAGCACTTTATTGATTTCTATTACTATCTTTACAAAGAAACATCCAtccctaacccccccccccttggacTTTATTTGTAAAGTCTCTATTCCTTGGTAATCGAAGCCCAAAGATCTATGAACTAGCTCCCATGCTTGACTAGCCAGGCAGACAGAGAACCCTGCGTCCTTTTgatttctccttcatttttaTCAAGTATTTCAGATTTACAATGAAATTTTTGGAGATTGACCCGCAGTTTTTTATTCTGCACATctaaccccttttttttctggtaTTCTAGTGCTGGAATTTGCAAACTAAGAAAAACATCCCTAATAAACCATACATTGTGTTTTATAAATACTCACATGCCTCCCAAAACTTTCTTGCCATTACTACAATATGCAATCATTGAGGAATATTTCCCTCAATTATTCTGGATATTTCTTTGGAGTCCTTGTTGCTTAAGTTGTTGAATTTGTTCTCTAGCAAAAAAAGATATGAAGGGGATAAGAGACAGCTTCCCCCTCACTCTGACATCAGTgtctcatcttttttttttttgtgttggggggggggtgtcttatttatttattgctatattttcttattttaaccctttttctactttattttattgcatATTCTTTTCATGTAATATTGCGAGGGGTTGATCACCTCTACGCAATCATTATGTAGGTTCAAGGTATATATCAAAGAAAATAGatttaaatatattatttagTGGTGCTTTTTGTAGAGAGAATGTAGATGATGTTGAGTATGTGGAGTCTTTTGACCCAATGAATCCTAAAAGATGACTTGCTTTTGTCATTTTGGTACAGATTATGGTTTTATTAATTCTTTTTGAATGTCTGGATTAGGTTGACTAACTTTGTTTAGTTGAACTTTGCTGGGAAAGTGGGTTATGTATTTGATATCTTATGATCAACTTTCCAGCTGGATATTCATTTATGGAGTGTTGGTATGTGGTGCTTCGTATGGGGAATTGTCTTCCAGTATTTCATTCCTAGTAATACATAAGATATGTGCTAACTTAAAATTCATAATAAGTTCTGTTTTGTCTTAATAGAGTTTAGTTCGTGGCCTCATCCTAGGTTATTTGGTACTGGCGTTACTTTGGTTGTGTCTGCTGATGATGCCCAAATTACATGGTTTGCTGCCTGCCCTGAATACCCCATTCTCTCAATTTAGTTGTTTAAGAACCCTTAGTCGTTGACATTCAGAATCGTCACCCTTGGTTGCTTGATTATGTTACCGTTTCCTTGTTCTTCAGTTGTTTGACACTTTCAGGTGGTTGGTGAAACTAGACAAAAATTGAATATTATGTAATTTGCTTTCATTTGGTGGTAGTGGCCTTTtgtctttcaagtttcaaattcCCTTCTATTGTGTAGTATGAATGCAGAACCAAAATGCCAAGGTGTCTTGGAGTTCTTGATCTCAAAGTGGGTTCTGTGGAATTGCAAGAATGAATCATTTGTGGTTAAATGGGTGACTTTTGCAGTGGAAGATGTATCTGCTTTGAGAAGATCATGCAGTCAACAACTGGCTCATTGCAGTTGTGTCAAAAAATATTTCACTGTTCAGGATTGTTGAGATATAGACATTGGCATTTGTGAGATGGCTTTATGGTGTTGATGCTATTACTAGTTCAATGGTTCTATCAATCGATCCAATAACTTTGAAATTCTTAGTGATGATTTGGAGTGAGGTGATGGATGATTGGATGCATGGCTAGTAGAAGTATTGAGAAACTTGCCCAATTCTCGGTCTCAGATTTTCTCTACCCCTTCATTCACCAACATCTTTGTTCAAGATTTTGGGAATTTCATTTGGGTTCAAGATTTTGAAATTTCATTTAGCTTGGGCAGAATTACAGAATCATGGATTTTCATTTTATGTGCCGCACAAAAAGATGATccatttaatttttcatttcttctctacTTGCTCCTCAATGGAAAATTGGAAAGATATGAACTTCAACTGCTGAGGGAGTGCTTGAAATGCTTTTATGTTGTCTAAGAGCTTTACTGGTGGCTTTGATAAATGGTTCACCGGTGACTGCAGAAGTGAtgaattaaattaattttattgTTGAAGATGGTTACTGTAAGGTTACTACTGTTGGAATGTTTCATGTGTGAGATTATATGGGTATCCAGGTTCCTAGTTCTGCCGATGGTCTTAGGATGAGGACATTGATCGATTTGTTATAGACCGAGGAAATGAGACATGGCTTTCAGGCTGTTGGAAGACCTGTGAATACATATCATGGTCATCATTTTGTATGTCAAAATCATGATATGATGGTATGGCTTCCAATCATTGTTATGAGATGCTTTAATGCGTTCCTGCAATATGAAGCTGAAATTTGATATATCTGCTGCTAGTTGAGGTGTGGATGAAATAAGAATGTAAGAATGTATGTGCTATCCAATTCCTTGGAGATGCAATGTAGCACCGGACAGTATTTAGGCATAGTCTATTGACATAGTGCAGGGTGCTCTCTAACTGTTATAacgccccctcccccccacaacacacacacatacacacacgcCAAGGAAAAGACTTCTCTTTCTACACAATTGGTGTAACTTGAGGGTCATCACTTGGTGTGATGGCAAGGTCTCGTTACCGCCAGCGCAGTGGCGCGAGTTTGAGTCCTGGGAATTAGCCTCTCCATGAAGTGGGTAAGGCTGCTGCCTGCCTACCATCTACCTCTCCCAGACTCTGCGAAACGTggaagccttgtgcactggttTTTTACACAATTGGTGTAACCTCTATATTGTAGAGATCTGGTTCTAGCTTTCCTCAAGGGTAAGCTCATCTCCTATCCCTATTTGTCGGTTATTTGACAGGGTAATAATTGATAAATAGTTTCAAAGCAATTATCTAGCCGACCCTATTAGTTGTGGATAAGACCGAGTTGTTTGTAGGTTCAAAGCAATTATCATGGGTCTGAGCTTCATTGTCGAGAAACTTCAATTATTAACTTGTTTTAATTCTAAATGGGTCAAAGCAATTATCTAGCTTCTTCTTGTGGTCCATTATGTTCTGATACATTTTATTTTGATTATTAACTTGTTATAATTCTAAATTgttgtttattttgttattgACTATGTTTCTAAATGCTTTTTCTTTGGTGTAAATCTCATTTTTCCAAATCTTGATATGCTGCAGCAGGTAATTTGACATTGGTTCCTACCACAGAGATAATGGATTTTGCCAGCAAGCTGCTGTCAGATTCCCAAATCAAGCTCTATAGAAATAGTCTGAAGATGCCTGCTTTAATCTTGgatgagaaagagaggaggctTTCAAGGTTCGTTACCACAAATGGATTAGTTGAGGATCCCTGTGCTGTTGAGAAGGAAAAGTCAATGATCAACCCATGGACTTCTAAGGAGAAGGAAATTTTCATGGAGGTGCTTGCTATGTTTGGGAAGGACTTCAGAAAAATTGCATCTTTTCTTGAGCACAAGACTACTGCTGATTGCATTGAGTTCTACTACAAAAACCAGAAATCAGAAAGCtttgataaaataaagaaaaaactgGAGCTGAGAAAGCAAGAAAGAAGTTACCCTACCAATACTTACATGGTGACATCAGGAAAGAAATGGAATCGAGAGGTTAATGCCGCTTCCCTTGATATGTTAGGAGCAGCTTCTGTGATAGCAGCTCAAGCGGATGAAAGCATGAAGGCTCATCAGACTTGTGGGGGAAAGTTGTCTTGGGTGGGTTTTCATGGCTACAAAACTTCTCGTGGTGATGATTCTGCCGTGGAAGGGTCGACCAGTGTCGGTATTCTTGCAAATGAGAAAGAAGCTGCAGCTGCTGATGTGTTAACCGGAATATGTGGTGCTCTATCATCTGAGGCAATGAGCTCTTGTGTTACAAGTTCTGTTGACCCAGGAGAGGGTTGTCAAGAGTGGAAGAGCCAGAAGCTTAGCTACAGAAACAGTCGACCTTTGACACCTGAGGTTATGCAGCTTGTTGACGATGAGGAAACCTGTTCAGACGATAGCTGTGGGGAGTTGGATTCAATTGATTGGACAGATGATGAGAAGTCCATTTTCATCGAGGCACTGAGAATGTATGGTAAGGATTTTGCAAAGATCTCCCGTTGTATGGGGACAAGGTCACGTGATCAGTGCAAAATCTTCTTTAGCAAGTCTTGGAAGTGTCTTGGCCTGGATGTGATTCATCCTGGTCCAAGCATTGATGGAATGCCAGTGAGTGATACCAATGGAGGAATGAGTGACACTGAAGATGCTTGTATCGTGGAGATGGAGTCTGCCATTTGCAGCACTCAATCATCATCCAGGATGGATGTGGACTTTCCATTCGATATGGAAGCATCGGCAAATGTAGGGATAACTAACTTGCCGGCTGATATGGACGGGCTTATTGATAAAAAATGTATGGGGCTACCAGAACATGAAGGTTCTGAGAAGGGTTTGGGAGTCGTTGCTGAAGATGTTCTGGCCGTGCCAAAATGTGGTTTTGATGGTGACATCAAGTTGATGGAACAGGTGGAAGACAAGGTAGGTGCTGCTCAAGGTGTTACATTGGCCGATGATGCTGTAAAAGTAGAGGCTGCATTGAGTTCTGAACAGCCTGTGGAGATTCATGGAAGTCTTGTTTTTACTGCTGAGATAGAACATGGAAAAGAATCCACTCAGCCAAGTATTGCTCCTGTGGATGAACCTGTAAGTGCTGAAGGACCAAAGGGAACTGAAGGGTTGAGATTGAACTGTGCAATTGAGCTCCATGCTAAACCACATGCTGCTGCCGAGCATTTGATGTGCTCAGAAATAACACACACCACAGTGTCTGAAAATGGTCTAGATGATAGAAATAATGCCAAGAGTAGTGCAGATACAAATAGCAATACCAGTACTTTATGTTGCTTTCCACCAGATTCTGCAATTAGTAAAGCTTCTGGCAGTGTAGCTGATAGAAGAAATTTGCCTGGTTTTAGCTCAACTTCCAACGTACAGCATCAGGTCTCTTTGGAGCTTCTTCCATCTGTTCATAATCCTCAGATTATATCATGGCCACAGAAGGGGAACTGTCCTGTGTCTGCTAGTTTAGCATTACAGGATTCTTCTGTTATCCATAGTGAGGATCATACCATGCAGCCAATACCCCCACCATCATCAACTCTTAATGTTGAGGAGGAGCAGGGAAACAAGCAGCAACTGAAATCTTCAAATACAGATGCCTACCATCAGTATCTTTTGGGACAGTCCTTGAATCAGGTTGCCGCCTCACAGATTCTCAGAGGCTATCCTCTCCGTGTGTTGAACAAGAAAGAGATGAATGCGGATATAGACAGCAAAAGCAGTGGGAAGTCCTCTGTAGTTCATAGTTTCTCGAAGATGAACAGTGATCAACATTCCCATCAGTATTTTGTGCAGGACTCGTATAATGAGAAGTGTACCAGTTCAATGCTTCCCCACTCAGTGGCTGAGCTCCCTCTTCTGCCCAGATCTCGAGAACAGTCAAGTGATCATCCCAGACCCCATTCTTTGAGTAGTAGCCCAGAAACAGTGGAAAGCTCACGTAGGACTGGTGATGTCAAATTGTTTGGTCAAATTCTTAGTCATCCCTCGACTTTGCAGAAGCTAAATCCCACCGCCAGTTACAATGGTGATGACAGGGGGATGTCTCCTGAAACTAGTGGCAGGGCATTTAACTTAAAATTCACTCCAGATCAAGGGATTGAGAGTGCTTCAGTTATGTCCAAGGTTGATCCTAGCAAGTATTCAGGCTTGGATGATTTCCCCATGAGGAGTTATGGTTTTTGGGATGGGAACAGGATACAGACTGGCCTGTCATCTTTACCAGATTCTGCCATCTTATTGGCGAAGTATCCAGCAGCATTCGGAGACTTTTCAACATCCTCACACAGGGTTGAACAGCAGCCACCACCAATTATGAAGAGGAATGACCGGAACTTGGGCTGTGTGTCTGTTTTCCCGAGTAAAGATGTGAGCAGTGATTTTCAAGTTTACAGGACTTGCGATGGGACAAAAGTGCAGCCATTCACGGTAGACATGAAGCGCCATGATGTGTTTTCGGAGATTCAGAAACGGAATGGATATGAAGGCGTGGCGGGTTTTCAAACACAAGGGAGAGTTGTTGGAATGAATGTTGTAGGGGGAGGTATACTGGTTGGAGGAGGAAGTTGTACAGGGGTTTCAGACCCAGTTGCAGCCATACAAATGCATTATGCCACTGCTGAAAGGTATGGTGGTGGGCAGGCTGGAAGCATGAGAGAGGAAGAATCTTGGAGACGGGGAGGGGACATAGGCAGGTAGTAGAAGAAAGATACGCAGCAACAAGCAATAGGAAGGTATGTTGGTTAAAGAAGGGACAATTTCTTGGGTCCTTGGTTGCTCTGAAGAAagttaaattctttttttgtggGGGCCGCTTTGTACAATATTTTTGTAAAACCTCAAATGGAACGAAAGGGAAAATATGGGTTacttggaaggaaaaaaaaaaaaaaaaatcttaggaGCTTTGTACTTTGCCGCTTTTGTATTTGTTGGTATgcgatggaaaaaaaaaaaaacaaaataatttgGATAAATTTAGGAAAGGAGCCTAGCTGCTGAGGACAACTTGTTCGCGGGCGTTGTTGCTGTGGTTCACTCTGACAGATCTCTCAGTTTTTATTCCATTCATTCTTGCAGCGGTGTAAAAGACAGCGTAGGAGACCTGAATTATATAATCTCATGTACATAGTCTTCTGTTTTTTTAGAATTCTTTTTAAAGGCTTATTCTTCTTGCCATTCTACGCCATTTAGCTTATTCTCGCTTTCTCGTCTTCATTTTCTTGAAgctattttttctgttttgtaaATTGCGCAACACAGGTCAGTGACTACTTAGGCTGTGCCTCGACTCTGTTGCAACTGGGGGCAACCGAGGAGCCTGGGATGCATGTTACAGTTAACCCACGCATGGATGTGGGGCATATCATGCATCAGTCTCAACATATTGAGGAACGACGTTTAAGGTACTACCTAACAGCTTTATAAAAGGTGAAAGTTATCTGTCTAAGAGTGTGGTCTACACCAGCATTTCCATGAGTATATTTCTCTCTTCCCAAAAGAAATTTGtcctcttgttttgaggagagagagacacatgggaTTATGGGATTGCTAACATAGGTCATACTCCCGGATAGAAAAtcattttccctttaaaaattACGTTTAAGGTAAGAGAGTCCAAACGGTGTTATATAGGTGTAAACATATATGAAAAAGGGGAAATGAGTGGCCTCTGTGGTTTCTGCACTTAGACACAGAAGCGAGTAAAGTATGGCACTGCCCGAATGGAAAGATAGAAATCCCATTCAAGACATACTTTCATTGGTCAGTGCAAGTGCAcgtgcaggctctagaggcccaggaATCAATCTCTTTCcggcaaaaaaaaattaattcaaaagtTATTCTTCAACATAAcgttttgtattttgttttaatttatgaTTTAGATCATGCCCGTTTAAATAGCATTTTAAACTACGGGATACATGATGGGGCAATCTGATTTAAGAGATGACAAACACTTTGTCGTTCTTCTCATGTattttaaatggtttaaataacaaaaaattatgTTAGGAGGAAAATTGCACTCCCCTTTATGTGGggaggaaaattatcctcttcaaCTCCCTATAGCTCAGTAGTGCAACAGTGCTAATGTGGGTGGTCGACATGTGGTAATTTAGACATTCAATGATCCGAATTCATTAACTATGTTGAGGTCATACCAATAAATGTCCAAGCTGTCATGTGTCAAATATCCATACTAACACTATCGCACTGCCGAAcaatagggaattggagaggataataatccgtGTGGAGATTCcttaaatgaaaaatgagatACAAAACTCAAATTGTTTTTGATAAGTTTGGGTCAGAACGGATCTCATAAATGACTCGCTCTATTTAAGCACAACTGGTGCGCACACGGTACACTGTGCTTTCCGGTCCACAGGCGGCTTGCTTTGTTATCCCATTATTCATGATTGATGATAGATGACTCTCACTCAGTGCATACGTGGACGCAAAATCGAAGTGGGGCCATTAGGGATGGGGCCTACCTTGAGGATGCGTATGGCGCACTTCGCGTATTTTACAAGCACAAACCGTTTAGTAGCTTTTTTTTAAGTCTTTGCTGACGAACTCACATGCAACCACCTATTTAATTAACCACAGTAACTCCGACTCAGACCCACTGACTCACAAGTTAGTTAGAGACTTAGAGTATA is drawn from Telopea speciosissima isolate NSW1024214 ecotype Mountain lineage chromosome 1, Tspe_v1, whole genome shotgun sequence and contains these coding sequences:
- the LOC122649002 gene encoding uncharacterized protein LOC122649002 isoform X1: MPPEASTWDRKDLFKQKKNERLDALGSVVRWRDSHHGSRDFVRWGSDEFRRPQGHGKQGGYQLFSEDSDYGCTILRSSERIADDDTCRFPASRAEAKYGRNSRENKGFLSQKDWKGHISERDTDGTFSSSGRQHEISAQRSVDDLLTYASHPHSDNENSSLDLLNYKDHHDKMGGVDGLGTGYRYDKDHSFGSITWKPLKWTRSGSLSSRGSGFSHSSSSRSITADSVEMEPELQNGKVPSARIPSGDASAVVNTAAPFEDSCLRKKQRLGWGQGLAKYEKAKVEGPDETIGKGGLIPCSNNNRIAHGPGPSLSDKSPRITGLSECASPATPSSVACSSSPGVDDKSYDKVVDIDNDMCNLSDSPAQGFQNCLEEFSVSLENLELSPLNNLTSILADLVQAEDASSGDSCFVRSTATNKLLLLKSNILKAIEKTEYEIDLFDNELKSLNSELVIGGSCLRGPDSLQVISAPKHCKKVCDASNVLPTSAPLQVASSGDVLKEKPMIHNDTLLDVCAGVGDMDIESPGTSTSKFVELPSAENPDSSAELSKNEESSIVLEVVSSTTAGGQCLLSSDEKKLATSVSGAEEANHLEINTNAQISNDLSPYSGTECKLLSSIFTSNKDTARKAFEVFNKLLPSEAEQHQVDIWGASCAFSLQNRVLVKEKLATRKCFLRFKERILTLKFRAFQHLWKEDMCLLSRRKSRPKSQRRFELSSRVSHNGHQKNRSSIRSRFTSPAGNLTLVPTTEIMDFASKLLSDSQIKLYRNSLKMPALILDEKERRLSRFVTTNGLVEDPCAVEKEKSMINPWTSKEKEIFMEVLAMFGKDFRKIASFLEHKTTADCIEFYYKNQKSESFDKIKKKLELRKQERSYPTNTYMVTSGKKWNREVNAASLDMLGAASVIAAQADESMKAHQTCGGKLSWVGFHGYKTSRGDDSAVEGSTSVGILANEKEAAAADVLTGICGALSSEAMSSCVTSSVDPGEGCQEWKSQKLSYRNSRPLTPEVMQLVDDEETCSDDSCGELDSIDWTDDEKSIFIEALRMYGKDFAKISRCMGTRSRDQCKIFFSKSWKCLGLDVIHPGPSIDGMPVSDTNGGMSDTEDACIVEMESAICSTQSSSRMDVDFPFDMEASANVGITNLPADMDGLIDKKCMGLPEHEGSEKGLGVVAEDVLAVPKCGFDGDIKLMEQVEDKVGAAQGVTLADDAVKVEAALSSEQPVEIHGSLVFTAEIEHGKESTQPSIAPVDEPVSAEGPKGTEGLRLNCAIELHAKPHAAAEHLMCSEITHTTVSENGLDDRNNAKSSADTNSNTSTLCCFPPDSAISKASGSVADRRNLPGFSSTSNVQHQVSLELLPSVHNPQIISWPQKGNCPVSASLALQDSSVIHSEDHTMQPIPPPSSTLNVEEEQGNKQQLKSSNTDAYHQYLLGQSLNQVAASQILRGYPLRVLNKKEMNADIDSKSSGKSSVVHSFSKMNSDQHSHQYFVQDSYNEKCTSSMLPHSVAELPLLPRSREQSSDHPRPHSLSSSPETVESSRRTGDVKLFGQILSHPSTLQKLNPTASYNGDDRGMSPETSGRAFNLKFTPDQGIESASVMSKVDPSKYSGLDDFPMRSYGFWDGNRIQTGLSSLPDSAILLAKYPAAFGDFSTSSHRVEQQPPPIMKRNDRNLGCVSVFPSKDVSSDFQVYRTCDGTKVQPFTVDMKRHDVFSEIQKRNGYEGVAGFQTQGRVVGMNVVGGGILVGGGSCTGVSDPVAAIQMHYATAERYGGGQAGSMREEESWRRGGDIGR
- the LOC122649002 gene encoding uncharacterized protein LOC122649002 isoform X4; its protein translation is MPPEASTWDRKDLFKQKKNERLDALGSVVRWRDSHHGSRDFVRWGSDEFRRPQGYGCTILRSSERIADDDTCRFPASRAEAKYGRNSRENKGFLSQKDWKGHISERDTDGTFSSSGRQHEISAQRSVDDLLTYASHPHSDNENSSLDLLNYKDHHDKMGGVDGLGTGYRYDKDHSFGSITWKPLKWTRSGSLSSRGSGFSHSSSSRSITADSVEMEPELQNGKVPSARIPSGDASAVVNTAAPFEDSCLRKKQRLGWGQGLAKYEKAKVEGPDETIGKGGLIPCSNNNRIAHGPGPSLSDKSPRITGLSECASPATPSSVACSSSPGVDDKSYDKVVDIDNDMCNLSDSPAQGFQNCLEEFSVSLENLELSPLNNLTSILADLVQAEDASSGDSCFVRSTATNKLLLLKSNILKAIEKTEYEIDLFDNELKSLNSELVIGGSCLRGPDSLQVISAPKHCKKVCDASNVLPTSAPLQVASSGDVLKEKPMIHNDTLLDVCAGVGDMDIESPGTSTSKFVELPSAENPDSSAELSKNEESSIVLEVVSSTTAGGQCLLSSDEKKLATSVSGAEEANHLEINTNAQISNDLSPYSGTECKLLSSIFTSNKDTARKAFEVFNKLLPSEAEQHQVDIWGASCAFSLQNRVLVKEKLATRKCFLRFKERILTLKFRAFQHLWKEDMCLLSRRKSRPKSQRRFELSSRVSHNGHQKNRSSIRSRFTSPAGNLTLVPTTEIMDFASKLLSDSQIKLYRNSLKMPALILDEKERRLSRFVTTNGLVEDPCAVEKEKSMINPWTSKEKEIFMEVLAMFGKDFRKIASFLEHKTTADCIEFYYKNQKSESFDKIKKKLELRKQERSYPTNTYMVTSGKKWNREVNAASLDMLGAASVIAAQADESMKAHQTCGGKLSWVGFHGYKTSRGDDSAVEGSTSVGILANEKEAAAADVLTGICGALSSEAMSSCVTSSVDPGEGCQEWKSQKLSYRNSRPLTPEVMQLVDDEETCSDDSCGELDSIDWTDDEKSIFIEALRMYGKDFAKISRCMGTRSRDQCKIFFSKSWKCLGLDVIHPGPSIDGMPVSDTNGGMSDTEDACIVEMESAICSTQSSSRMDVDFPFDMEASANVGITNLPADMDGLIDKKCMGLPEHEGSEKGLGVVAEDVLAVPKCGFDGDIKLMEQVEDKVGAAQGVTLADDAVKVEAALSSEQPVEIHGSLVFTAEIEHGKESTQPSIAPVDEPVSAEGPKGTEGLRLNCAIELHAKPHAAAEHLMCSEITHTTVSENGLDDRNNAKSSADTNSNTSTLCCFPPDSAISKASGSVADRRNLPGFSSTSNVQHQVSLELLPSVHNPQIISWPQKGNCPVSASLALQDSSVIHSEDHTMQPIPPPSSTLNVEEEQGNKQQLKSSNTDAYHQYLLGQSLNQVAASQILRGYPLRVLNKKEMNADIDSKSSGKSSVVHSFSKMNSDQHSHQYFVQDSYNEKCTSSMLPHSVAELPLLPRSREQSSDHPRPHSLSSSPETVESSRRTGDVKLFGQILSHPSTLQKLNPTASYNGDDRGMSPETSGRAFNLKFTPDQGIESASVMSKVDPSKYSGLDDFPMRSYGFWDGNRIQTGLSSLPDSAILLAKYPAAFGDFSTSSHRVEQQPPPIMKRNDRNLGCVSVFPSKDVSSDFQVYRTCDGTKVQPFTVDMKRHDVFSEIQKRNGYEGVAGFQTQGRVVGMNVVGGGILVGGGSCTGVSDPVAAIQMHYATAERYGGGQAGSMREEESWRRGGDIGR